The proteins below come from a single Alnus glutinosa chromosome 9, dhAlnGlut1.1, whole genome shotgun sequence genomic window:
- the LOC133877004 gene encoding uncharacterized protein LOC133877004 isoform X1, translating to MEEFGSMWSCPEKQSSSEYCQSIDELKQKLFDTTFELESFKMAAREEIRKNKENVRSLLNLLKMAYQERDEARNQLQKILNKLIPSSPTELPKLLPHAQDESPLVMPAKANSGITESNSLSETCNYHSHGSSPADSFFGDAVSSPDFSNINVVDSGFVNQPLVHKYNGCLSTGLVSSGKAKIDPATEVIDNLVKGKALPQKGKLLQAVMEAGPLLQTLIVAGPLPRWRNPPPLQPFKIPPVSIEGCQNANVDFKSTATATLMALKPLNSSSYPVMSRGTSQTCSASILNFASSPSASCLNNSRLLTPTASINNHVPAGKRQRFL from the exons ATGGAGGAATTCGGTTCTATGTGGAGTTGCCCGGAG AAACAGTCCTCTTCTGAATATTGTCAGAGCATTGATGAGCTGAAGCAGAAGCTTTTCGACACCACTTTTGAGCTGGAGTCATTTAAAATGGCAGCAAGGGAGGAAATCAGAAAGAACAAGGAGAATGTGAGGAGTTTACTTAATCTTCTAAAGATGGCATACCAAGAACGAGATGAAGCAAGAAATCAGCTGCAGAAGATCCTAAACAAGCTCATTCCTTCTAGCCCAACAGAATTGCCTAAACTACTCCCTCATGCTCAAGATGAAAGCCCTCTTGTAATGCCTGCTAAAGCAAACTCAGGCATTACAGAATCAAACAGTCTGTCTGAAACATGTAACTACCATTCACATGGCTCTTCCCCAGCAGATTCTTTCTTTGGTGATGCTGTTTCATCCCCGGATTTCTCAAACATTAATGTGGTCGATTCGGGTTTTGTAAATCAGCCACTTGTTCATAAGTATAATGGCTGTTTGTCCACAGGCCTAGTCTCTTCAGGAAAGGCAAAGATTGATCCAGCTACTGAAGTAATTGATAATCTTGTCAAAGGAAAAGCTCTTCCTCAAAAGGGAAAGCTTTTACAAGCTGTGATGGAAGCAGGTCCTTTACTTCAGACACTTATTGTTGCTGGGCCGCTTCCTCGATGGCGGAATCCTCCTCCTTTGCAAcccttcaaaattcctcctgtTTCCATTGAAGGTTGTCAGAAtgcaaatgttgattttaaatCTACTGCCACTGCAACTTTAATGGCTCTGAAACCACTGAATTCATCCTCATATCCTGTGATGTCTCGTGGGACTTCTCAAACTTGTTCAGCATCCATATTAAATTTTGCTAGTAGTCCTTCTGCTTCATGTTTGAACAATTCGCGGCTTTTGACTCCCACTGCTAGTATTAACAATCATGTCCCTGCAGGCAAGCGACAAAGGTTTCTATGA
- the LOC133877004 gene encoding uncharacterized protein LOC133877004 isoform X2 — MEEFGSMWSCPESIDELKQKLFDTTFELESFKMAAREEIRKNKENVRSLLNLLKMAYQERDEARNQLQKILNKLIPSSPTELPKLLPHAQDESPLVMPAKANSGITESNSLSETCNYHSHGSSPADSFFGDAVSSPDFSNINVVDSGFVNQPLVHKYNGCLSTGLVSSGKAKIDPATEVIDNLVKGKALPQKGKLLQAVMEAGPLLQTLIVAGPLPRWRNPPPLQPFKIPPVSIEGCQNANVDFKSTATATLMALKPLNSSSYPVMSRGTSQTCSASILNFASSPSASCLNNSRLLTPTASINNHVPAGKRQRFL; from the exons ATGGAGGAATTCGGTTCTATGTGGAGTTGCCCGGAG AGCATTGATGAGCTGAAGCAGAAGCTTTTCGACACCACTTTTGAGCTGGAGTCATTTAAAATGGCAGCAAGGGAGGAAATCAGAAAGAACAAGGAGAATGTGAGGAGTTTACTTAATCTTCTAAAGATGGCATACCAAGAACGAGATGAAGCAAGAAATCAGCTGCAGAAGATCCTAAACAAGCTCATTCCTTCTAGCCCAACAGAATTGCCTAAACTACTCCCTCATGCTCAAGATGAAAGCCCTCTTGTAATGCCTGCTAAAGCAAACTCAGGCATTACAGAATCAAACAGTCTGTCTGAAACATGTAACTACCATTCACATGGCTCTTCCCCAGCAGATTCTTTCTTTGGTGATGCTGTTTCATCCCCGGATTTCTCAAACATTAATGTGGTCGATTCGGGTTTTGTAAATCAGCCACTTGTTCATAAGTATAATGGCTGTTTGTCCACAGGCCTAGTCTCTTCAGGAAAGGCAAAGATTGATCCAGCTACTGAAGTAATTGATAATCTTGTCAAAGGAAAAGCTCTTCCTCAAAAGGGAAAGCTTTTACAAGCTGTGATGGAAGCAGGTCCTTTACTTCAGACACTTATTGTTGCTGGGCCGCTTCCTCGATGGCGGAATCCTCCTCCTTTGCAAcccttcaaaattcctcctgtTTCCATTGAAGGTTGTCAGAAtgcaaatgttgattttaaatCTACTGCCACTGCAACTTTAATGGCTCTGAAACCACTGAATTCATCCTCATATCCTGTGATGTCTCGTGGGACTTCTCAAACTTGTTCAGCATCCATATTAAATTTTGCTAGTAGTCCTTCTGCTTCATGTTTGAACAATTCGCGGCTTTTGACTCCCACTGCTAGTATTAACAATCATGTCCCTGCAGGCAAGCGACAAAGGTTTCTATGA